AGCGCACCACTCCTGCGGCCAGCCCGCCGATCACCCGGCCGCTGGGCAGGAACCGGACGCCTACGACGAAGGGCACACCGTGCCGCTGGATCCGTAGTGCCGCCCAGCCGAGCAGCGCCGCCCTACGGGGACGGCGCTGCGTGAGCCTGAGGACGCGGCCGCTGAGCGCGCGGCCGCTGCGATGGATCAGCATGTCGCCCAGGAGGGCGCTGCCGGCCACCACCGACAGCACCACGGCGATGTTCAGGCGGCCCTCCGCCGCCATCACACCGCCGGTGACCAGCAGCACACTGTTGGGTATCAACGGGGGCAAGGTCGTGAGGGCCAGCAGGGCGTAGGCCACGACGACATGGCCGCCTCGCAGGTGCTCGGCGAGCCCGGAGGTGAAGTCCAGCGTCGACACGCCTAGTGCAACGTCCATCCCGCCGCCCCTCTTCCCGCCCTCTCCTTCAACGCTGACAGCGGTACGCGGGGGTCGGCAACCCGTTTCACCGGCTGCGGGCCGCTCGTCACGGATTGTCCCCGGCATTTCATCCCGGGGAAGCATGCCGTGTCCGTCGCGGGGATGATGCCTCGCTCCGTACGGCGGAGTCCTCGGGAGTCCTCGGAATCCTCCGGGTGCTCCGGGCGCTCGGCCGCTCAGCGCTGAGCGCTGAGCGCTCAGCGGCCGAGCAGTTCCCCGCCGTTGCACTGGAGGATCTCGCCGGTGATGAAGCCCGCCTCGGGCGAGGCGAGGAAGAGCACCGCGGCGGCGACGTCGTCGGGACGGCCCACGCGTCCGACCAGGGTGCGGCCGGCGCGGCGGGTCAGTTCGGCCTCGTTCAGGCGTGATCCGAAGAACTCGGTGCCGGCGACGGTCCCGGGGGCCACGATGTTGCACGTGACGCCCTGGCGGCCGAGCTGGGCGGCCAGGGAGTGGTTCCAGGCGTGCAGGGCCGCCTTGGAGGCGCCGTAGGAGCCCCCGCCGCGCAGTGCGGCCACCGAGGTCACGGTGACCACCCGCCCACCGTCGGTGAAGCGGTCCCGCAGCGACTCGGTGAGGAGTACGGCGGTGAGCACGTTCCGCTCGAAGTCGCCGCGCCAGCGCGCCAGCAGACCGTGCGGACCGGACGGCGCCGCGAGCTCCCGGCTCCCCGCACTGTTGACCAGCACGTCCACGCGCCCGGGCAGCTTGGGCAGGGCCCGCTCCACGTCATCGGGATCGGCCAGGTCGCACACGACCGGGGTGATGTCCAGCCCGCGCTTCCCAGCCAGTTCGGCCGCGGCGGTGCGCAGGACCTCGCGCCGGCGCCCGACGATCGTCACGCGGTCGCCGTCCTCCGCGAACCGTGTCGCGATGGCGAGTCCGATACCGGTGCCTCCACCGGTGACCACGATGTCGCGGACCGCTTTCCCGTTCTCTGCCATGTGCTCCGCCCCTTGAAGGAGAGACAGCACGCTACGGGATCGTCCGCGGTCGGCCGCGACCGGGGTGGGCCGCGCGAACACCCCGGGTCAAGAGACGTAGATCACAGGGCGGGAACGTAACCATTCAGGGGTTTCGGCGGTCTTATGTCTTGAACACCGGCCCCCGGCGGAGCCGGTGGCAGGGGTTGAGGTACGGTCCGTCTTGGGGGACGGACCGGGTTGCGTCGCCGGGGCGGCGCCGGGGAGCTGAGCGGCACCCGGCCTTTCGCCCCGGCTTGGCGTGGCTGTCCGCCGAAGACGCCCGGTACGGACCCGTGGGGGGATCCGCTCCGGGAACGGGAGCGCCCCGTGCCGGACCCGTGGGGGGATCCGTCGCGGGGCGCTTCTCTGCGTGCGGGTGCGGGGCCAGGTCAGCGGGCCTCGACCGGGACGTAGTCCCGGGTGACGACGCCGGTGTAGATCTGGCGCGGGCGGCCGATGCGGGAGCCCGGCTCCTTGATCATCTCGTGCCACTGGGCGATCCAGCCGGGCAGCCGGCCCAGCGCGAACAGCACGGTGAACATGCTGGTCGGGAAGCCCATGGCCCGGTAGATGAGACCGGTGTAGAAGTCCACGTTCGGGTAGAGCTTGCGGGAGACGAAGTAGTCGTCGCTGAGCGCGTGCTCCTCGAGGCGGAGCGCGATGTCCAGCAGTTCGTCGGACTTGCCCAGCGCCGAGAGGACGTCGTGCGCGGCCGCCTTGATGATCTTCGCCCGGGGGTCGAAGTTCTTGTACACGCGGTGGCCGAAGCCCATCAGCTTGACGCCGTCCTCCTTGTTCTTCACCCGGCGGATGAAGGAGTCGACGTCACCGCCCTCGGCCTTGATGCGCTCCAGCATCTCCAGCACCGACTGGTTGGCACCGCCGTGCAGCGGGCCCCACAGCGCACTGATGCCGGCGGAGATCGACGCGAAGAGGTTGGCCTGCGAGGAGCCGACCAGGCGGACGGTCGACGTGGAGCAGTTCTGCTCGTGGTCGGCGTGCAGGATGAGCAGCTTGTCCAGCGCGTTGACCACGACCGGGTCGAGCTCGTACTCCTCGGCGGGGACCGAGAAGGTCATCCGCAGGAAGTTCTCGACGTAGCCGAGGTCGTTGCGCGGGTAGACCACCGGCTGACCCACGGACTTCTTGTACGCGTAGGCCGCGATGGTGGGGAGCTTGGCGATCAGCCGGATGGTCGACAGATCCCGCTGCTCCGGGTCGAACGGGTTGTGGCTGTCCTGGTAGAACGTCGACAGCGCGCTGACCACGGACGACAGCATCGCCATCGGGTGGGCGTCGCGCGGGAAGCCGTCGTAGAACCGTTTGACGTCCTCGTGCAGCAGCGTGTGCTGCGTGATCTGGCTCTGGAACTCGGACTGCTGGTCCACGGTCGGCAGCTCACCGTTGATCAGCAGGTACGCGGTCTCCAGGAAGGTGCCGCGCTCGGCGATCTGCTCGATCGGATACCCGCGGTAGCGGAGGATTCCCTCCTCGCCGTCGAGGAAGGTGATCGCGGACTTGTAGGCCGCGGTGTTGCCGTAGCCGCTGTCCAGGGTGACCAGACCGGTGTCGGCGCGCAGCTTGCCGATGTCGAAGCCGTTGTCGCCGACGGTGCTGTCCACAACGGGGTAGGTGTACTCGCTGTCCCCGTACCGCAGTACTACAGAGTTGTCGCTCACGTCATTCCCTCACCGACGGTTCTGCCTCTTCTTCGAGGTGCCCTGACTACATCCACTGTCCCCCATTTGGCACGGGGGTGTGCACTCGGGGTCGGCCATCGGGCCGAAAAGTGGCACGGAGTGCCTATTTTGCAGCGAGAACAAGCCGATGGTCGAGGGCGGTGAACCGGCGCCCGGCGGAGACGGTCCGCACCGCCTGCCCGATCGCCCGGCGCGACCCCACCAGGACCACCAGGCGTTTTGCCCTGGTCACAGCCGTATACAGCAGATTGCGCTGGAGCATCATCCACGCCCCCGTCGTGACGGGGATCACCACGGCGGGGTACTCGCTGCCCTGCGAACGGTGGATGGTCACCGCGTAGGCGTGGGCGAGCTCGTCAAGCTCGTCGAAGCCGTACCCGACCTCCTCGTCCTCGTCCGTGCGCACCGTCAGCTGCTGCTCGACCACGTCCAGCGCGGTGACGACGCCAACGGTGCCGTTGAAGACCCCGTTGGCACCCTTGTCATAGTTGTTCCTGATCTGGGTGACCTTGTCGCCGACCCGGAAGACCCGCCCGCCGAACCTCCGCTCGGCGAGGTCCTGGCGGGCCGGGGTGACGGCCTGCTGGAGCAGGCCGTTGAGCACCCCGGCGCCGGCCGGGCCCCGGTGCATGGGGGTGAGCACCTGGACGTCCCGGCGCGGGTCCAGGCCGAACCTGTCGGGGATGCGGCGGGCCACCACGTCGACGGTCAGCCGTCCGGCCTCCTCCGAGTCCTCCTCGGCGAAGAGGAAGAAGTCGGGCAGCCCCTGGACGAGCGGCGGCACGCCGGAGTTGATGCGGTGGGCGTTGACGACCACCCCGGACTGCTGCGCCTGCCGGAAGATCTGGGTCAGCCGCACCGAGGGGACCGGGCTCCCGGGGGCCAGCAGGTCTCGCAGGACCTCCCCGGCGCCGACGCTGGGCAGCTGGTCCACATCGCCGACGAAGAGGAGGTGGGCGCCGGGCGGGACGGCCTTCACCAGCTTGTTCGCCAGCAGCAGGTCGAGCATGGACGCCTCGTCGACCACGACCAGGTCGGCGTCCAGCGGCCGGTCCCGGTCGTAGGCGGCGTCACCGCCGGGCTTGAGCTCCAGCAACCGGTGCACGGTCGACGCCTCGGCGCCGGTGAGCTCGGCCAGCCGTTTGGCGGCCCGGCCGGTCGGCGCCGCGAGCACGACCTTGGCCTTCTTCGCCGCGGCCAGCGCCACGACCGAGCGGACCGTGAAGGACTTGCCGCAGCCGGGCCCGCCGGTGAGGACGGCCACCTTCTCGGTGAGCGCCAGCCGCACCGCCGACCGCTGCTCCGGGGCGAGGTCGGTGCCCGTACGGTCGGCCAGCCACGCCAGCGCCTTGTCCCACTCCACGTCCTGGAAGGCCGGCATCCGGTCCTCCGGGCCGCGCAGCAGCCGCATCAGCTGCCCGGTCAGCGACAGCTCGGCGCGGTGGAAGGGCACCAGGTAGACGGCGGTGACCGGCTCGCCCCCCTCCGGCCCCGGCACGCTCTCGCGCACCACGCCCTCGTCCTGTGCCAGCTCGCCCAGGCACTCGATGACCAGCCCGGTGTCCACCTGGAGCAGCTTCACCGCGTCCGCTATCAGGCGTTCCTCGGGCAGGAAGCAGTTGCCCGCGTCGGTGGCCTGCGACAGCGCGTACTGCAGGCCCGCCTTCACCCGCTCCGGGCTGTCGTGCGGGATGCCGACCGCCTGGGCGATGCGGTCGGCGGTGAGGAACCCGATGCCCCACACCTCGGCCGCCAACCGGTAGGGCTGGTTGCGCACCACGGAGATGGACGCGTCCGCGTAGCTCTTGTAGATCCGCACGGCGATGGACGTCGACACCCCCACGCCCTGGAGGAAGACCATCACCTCCTTGATCGCCTTCTGCTCCTCCCACGCGGCGGTGATCTTCCTGGTGCGCTTCGGGCCGAGTCCGGGCACCTCGATCAGCCGGGCGGGCTCGGTCTCGATGACCTCCAGGGTGCCGACACCGAAGTGGTCCACGATCCGCTCCGCGATCCGCGGTCCGATGCCCTTGATCAGTCCGGAACCCAGGTAGCGGCGGATTCCCTGGACCGTCGCGGGCAGGAGGGTGGTGTAGTTCTCCACCGTGAACTGCTTGCCGTACTGCGGGTGGGAGCCCCAACGGCCGTGCATCCGGAGCGACTCGCCCGGCTGTGCGCCCAACAGGGCACCCACCACGGTCAGCAGGTCGCCCGAGCCGCGGCCGGTGTCGACGCGGGCGACGGTGTATCCGTTCTCCTCGTTGGCGTACGTGATCCGCTCCAGGACGCCCTCAAGGACGGAAAGGTGCGGCGCCTCGGCCATCCTGGGCCTCCTCCCGAGCGGTCGTACCGATTCGCTCCGAAGGTACCCGTCCGGCCCGACATCGCGTCGGCACCCGTCGCATACCTGTGGAAAACCCGCGTCGGCGCAGGTGGAACGGCCGACGCGGCGAGACCGGAAACGCGAGTGGGGCCCCGCCGAAAGCGGGACCCCACTCACTCCCCCAACTCACCCCCCTGGCACCCCCCGAAGCCCCCCTCGGGCGTTACCGTCCTCCCGGCCCCGAACCCCCGGAGCCGCGATGCACAGTACGACCGCCGAGGGTCCGAAAGGGTTGCACGGATCGGGGAGAAAATTCTCCGCCGTTTCTCAGACGACGTGGAGCAGGTAGCGCTCGGCCACTTCCGCCAGCACCTCGCCGCCGTCCCGGGCCCACAGCGCCGGGTTGAAGATCTCCACCTCGACGGCTCCCCGGAAGCCCGCGGCGTCCACCGACTCCCGCAGCCCCCGCAGGTCCACGCAGCCGTCGCCGAGCTGGCCGCGGCCGAGCAGCACCCCCTCCGGCAGCGGGGTCACCCAGTCGGCGACCTGGAAGGAGGCGATCCGCCCGGCCCGGCCCGCGCGGGCGATGCCCTCGGCCACCTGGTCGTCCCACCACAGGTGGTAGGTGTCCACCACGACGCCGA
This portion of the Actinacidiphila yeochonensis CN732 genome encodes:
- a CDS encoding SDR family NAD(P)-dependent oxidoreductase gives rise to the protein MAENGKAVRDIVVTGGGTGIGLAIATRFAEDGDRVTIVGRRREVLRTAAAELAGKRGLDITPVVCDLADPDDVERALPKLPGRVDVLVNSAGSRELAAPSGPHGLLARWRGDFERNVLTAVLLTESLRDRFTDGGRVVTVTSVAALRGGGSYGASKAALHAWNHSLAAQLGRQGVTCNIVAPGTVAGTEFFGSRLNEAELTRRAGRTLVGRVGRPDDVAAAVLFLASPEAGFITGEILQCNGGELLGR
- a CDS encoding citrate synthase, coding for MSDNSVVLRYGDSEYTYPVVDSTVGDNGFDIGKLRADTGLVTLDSGYGNTAAYKSAITFLDGEEGILRYRGYPIEQIAERGTFLETAYLLINGELPTVDQQSEFQSQITQHTLLHEDVKRFYDGFPRDAHPMAMLSSVVSALSTFYQDSHNPFDPEQRDLSTIRLIAKLPTIAAYAYKKSVGQPVVYPRNDLGYVENFLRMTFSVPAEEYELDPVVVNALDKLLILHADHEQNCSTSTVRLVGSSQANLFASISAGISALWGPLHGGANQSVLEMLERIKAEGGDVDSFIRRVKNKEDGVKLMGFGHRVYKNFDPRAKIIKAAAHDVLSALGKSDELLDIALRLEEHALSDDYFVSRKLYPNVDFYTGLIYRAMGFPTSMFTVLFALGRLPGWIAQWHEMIKEPGSRIGRPRQIYTGVVTRDYVPVEAR
- the recD2 gene encoding SF1B family DNA helicase RecD2 produces the protein MAEAPHLSVLEGVLERITYANEENGYTVARVDTGRGSGDLLTVVGALLGAQPGESLRMHGRWGSHPQYGKQFTVENYTTLLPATVQGIRRYLGSGLIKGIGPRIAERIVDHFGVGTLEVIETEPARLIEVPGLGPKRTRKITAAWEEQKAIKEVMVFLQGVGVSTSIAVRIYKSYADASISVVRNQPYRLAAEVWGIGFLTADRIAQAVGIPHDSPERVKAGLQYALSQATDAGNCFLPEERLIADAVKLLQVDTGLVIECLGELAQDEGVVRESVPGPEGGEPVTAVYLVPFHRAELSLTGQLMRLLRGPEDRMPAFQDVEWDKALAWLADRTGTDLAPEQRSAVRLALTEKVAVLTGGPGCGKSFTVRSVVALAAAKKAKVVLAAPTGRAAKRLAELTGAEASTVHRLLELKPGGDAAYDRDRPLDADLVVVDEASMLDLLLANKLVKAVPPGAHLLFVGDVDQLPSVGAGEVLRDLLAPGSPVPSVRLTQIFRQAQQSGVVVNAHRINSGVPPLVQGLPDFFLFAEEDSEEAGRLTVDVVARRIPDRFGLDPRRDVQVLTPMHRGPAGAGVLNGLLQQAVTPARQDLAERRFGGRVFRVGDKVTQIRNNYDKGANGVFNGTVGVVTALDVVEQQLTVRTDEDEEVGYGFDELDELAHAYAVTIHRSQGSEYPAVVIPVTTGAWMMLQRNLLYTAVTRAKRLVVLVGSRRAIGQAVRTVSAGRRFTALDHRLVLAAK